A stretch of Candidatus Binatia bacterium DNA encodes these proteins:
- a CDS encoding TIR domain-containing protein — MITLDDAVEHYQSQVPGLRSSFRRTLAELRQRVTREGRLFTHFYVDAIFEAAEEEVRKRNQLAGSSLRRAIDSGLPLREDQAQSALAACFSRLDYRRDSFSDIPGAITDATDNLGRRDTELENRFSRHVGEIFAQAGQEQIAELKMYLKQREEKGEASQRERLKLNSAALSLSVEAMKMDEQQLAILEYLEREGDELMPPARMVSEKTGIDFGTTCDELTILERRGLVFCVTLPGHPVRDGRFRLDDGGHALLAERRKAARSVTTEVTVTQASMQTSNGTIDPRKVFVVHGRDHAFASAMSDFLRSLDLVPMEWSEAAALTGKGAPYLNEVLRAALRVAQSVVILLTPDNEARLRPALLAKDESDDEKEFRFHPRQNVVYEAGLAFGMAPDRTIIVKAGPVLIASDMQGLNYVAFDGDAGSRNRLAERLRVCGCKVQRSGEGWLRSGIFPTYADLLDKSPEAAPPKTKEVSDHAFEVQPRLHLRVGSGTGGPDGHYITGFLKNVGRGVAYNPTLFLPGIGDILLDTVIKKDESLPQKIQYDNKDVFTSFLSDKTVRVGFEDELGNHYEQEGQVQQALTPGGTIVSYGVNGLDKPELVANGS; from the coding sequence GTGATAACGCTCGATGATGCTGTCGAACATTATCAATCGCAAGTGCCTGGACTTCGTTCGAGCTTTCGAAGAACGTTAGCCGAGCTTCGGCAGCGAGTCACGCGCGAAGGTCGTCTCTTTACGCATTTCTACGTCGACGCAATCTTTGAGGCAGCCGAGGAAGAGGTTCGTAAGCGAAATCAGCTTGCTGGAAGCAGCCTACGCCGTGCTATCGATAGCGGGCTGCCTTTGCGTGAGGATCAGGCTCAATCCGCGTTAGCAGCATGCTTCTCTCGCCTAGATTATCGGAGGGACTCCTTTTCGGACATTCCCGGCGCCATAACCGACGCGACAGATAACCTGGGGCGACGCGATACGGAACTGGAAAACAGATTCAGTCGCCACGTTGGCGAGATATTTGCACAAGCTGGGCAGGAGCAAATCGCCGAACTTAAGATGTATCTTAAGCAACGTGAAGAGAAGGGTGAGGCCTCGCAAAGGGAAAGACTCAAACTGAACTCGGCAGCTCTCTCTCTTTCGGTAGAAGCAATGAAGATGGACGAACAACAACTTGCCATATTAGAATACCTCGAACGGGAGGGCGACGAGTTGATGCCGCCCGCCCGTATGGTATCTGAAAAGACGGGCATCGACTTTGGCACTACGTGCGATGAGCTCACGATTCTTGAAAGAAGAGGACTTGTTTTTTGTGTCACGTTGCCGGGCCATCCCGTGCGAGATGGTCGCTTTCGCCTTGACGATGGCGGACATGCATTGCTTGCGGAAAGGCGAAAGGCTGCGCGATCAGTGACTACGGAGGTAACGGTGACTCAGGCTTCTATGCAAACGTCGAACGGCACTATCGATCCAAGGAAAGTGTTCGTTGTGCATGGCCGTGACCACGCCTTTGCCTCGGCAATGAGCGATTTTCTTCGTTCGCTAGACCTGGTGCCGATGGAATGGTCAGAGGCCGCGGCACTCACCGGCAAAGGCGCTCCCTATCTCAATGAGGTATTGCGCGCAGCCTTACGAGTTGCTCAATCAGTCGTAATCCTCTTAACGCCTGACAACGAGGCGCGGCTTCGACCCGCGCTCTTGGCGAAGGACGAGTCAGATGATGAGAAGGAGTTCAGATTTCATCCAAGGCAAAATGTAGTTTATGAGGCGGGCCTGGCTTTCGGCATGGCTCCTGACCGCACGATTATCGTTAAAGCTGGGCCCGTCCTTATAGCGTCGGACATGCAAGGTTTGAACTACGTTGCGTTTGATGGCGATGCAGGATCACGTAATCGGCTTGCGGAGCGGTTGCGCGTGTGCGGATGCAAGGTTCAGAGATCCGGCGAGGGCTGGCTTCGAAGCGGCATATTCCCGACCTATGCCGATCTCCTTGATAAATCACCCGAAGCGGCACCTCCTAAAACAAAAGAGGTGAGCGATCATGCGTTCGAAGTGCAGCCCCGGCTCCACTTACGGGTCGGTTCGGGTACGGGTGGTCCAGACGGCCATTACATCACAGGGTTTTTGAAGAATGTAGGTCGGGGTGTCGCCTACAATCCGACGCTGTTCTTGCCAGGTATCGGTGACATACTGCTGGATACGGTGATTAAGAAAGACGAATCTTTACCGCAAAAGATCCAATACGATAACAAAGACGTGTTTACAAGTTTTCTGTCGGACAAAACGGTTCGTGTTGGCTTTGAGGACGAGCTCGGAAATCATTACGAACAAGAAGGCCAGGTACAACAAGCGCTCACACCGGGCGGAACGATAGTTTCGTACGGAGTTAACGGCTTAGACAAACCCGAGCTGGTTGCTAATGGATCGTAA
- a CDS encoding BglII/BstYI family type II restriction endonuclease codes for MNLPSIALSLQRFSYRFADEVLNSRLALKRQVEELLTAECDPSQMSRGGFNSIIRKRFVEAGWEDQPLVFGDPQDPSARMDFLKDRIGVEVQFGHSSFLGIDVLKLQIGSYSALNRIDVGIYVVTTNRFQRTMVTKYNQNWSGGSLSFEKVSRYLPHFKSAIQIPIYGYRYSVRGSATYHAAV; via the coding sequence ATGAACCTGCCGTCGATAGCGCTGTCCTTGCAACGCTTCTCGTATCGCTTCGCGGACGAGGTGCTAAACAGTCGCTTAGCGCTGAAGCGGCAAGTTGAAGAACTCCTAACCGCAGAATGTGATCCTTCTCAGATGTCGCGAGGCGGCTTTAACTCGATCATTCGCAAGCGTTTCGTCGAAGCTGGCTGGGAAGATCAGCCACTTGTTTTTGGTGACCCGCAGGATCCTAGCGCAAGAATGGACTTCCTGAAAGACCGGATCGGAGTGGAAGTTCAATTTGGCCATTCGTCGTTTCTCGGGATCGACGTTTTGAAACTGCAGATCGGCTCGTACAGCGCGTTAAATCGTATTGACGTGGGAATTTATGTAGTAACGACCAATCGCTTTCAACGAACCATGGTGACTAAATATAATCAGAATTGGTCGGGTGGATCTTTGTCGTTTGAAAAGGTCAGCCGTTATCTTCCTCATTTTAAGAGCGCGATACAGATCCCTATTTATGGGTATCGATATTCCGTGAGAGGTTCTGCTACGTATCACGCGGCTGTCTGA
- a CDS encoding SIR2 family protein, with amino-acid sequence MASGYYEIVNFENILHLAETIMAYRNIRGWLSAADRAKPAYGAFMNIMAQWKEVIDGFSFQMDRFIEDSLNEIARLLIDRANELSADRRAKTALLFQRLARAFKLTIATLNYDDVVERSIDNWNDGFEAVDGMQVFSPLSLVEESNVPQLLHLHGSVRFYTKQDGAGLSIARGESTAEADAPQGRRVFFKDTQAGDPIVLGPMISGLRKSDKVSITPYGYYNWALRDALIRHPKLLVIGYGGFDSYISDMIQGVYDVHGDNTRAAFVGLRDKTKPITDFGLLLPIYLMGSRMALSDRRAELDGLVGLRSWSGNNTCKYFVDGFPLSETEIDEMLVFLQS; translated from the coding sequence ATGGCAAGCGGGTATTACGAAATAGTCAACTTCGAAAATATACTGCATCTAGCAGAGACAATAATGGCTTATCGTAATATACGAGGGTGGCTTAGCGCGGCTGATCGCGCCAAGCCTGCATATGGCGCCTTTATGAATATAATGGCACAGTGGAAGGAGGTGATCGATGGCTTTTCTTTTCAAATGGACCGTTTCATTGAGGACTCGCTAAACGAGATCGCCAGACTCCTTATCGATCGTGCAAACGAGCTTTCAGCCGATCGACGCGCAAAAACTGCTTTACTTTTCCAACGGTTAGCTCGAGCGTTCAAACTAACGATCGCCACGCTCAACTATGATGATGTCGTTGAGCGTAGCATCGACAATTGGAACGATGGCTTTGAAGCTGTGGACGGTATGCAAGTATTTTCGCCGCTAAGCCTGGTCGAGGAATCAAATGTACCACAACTCTTGCACCTGCACGGCAGCGTCCGTTTTTACACTAAGCAAGATGGGGCAGGGCTTTCTATCGCGCGTGGGGAGAGCACCGCGGAAGCTGACGCGCCACAAGGTCGTCGAGTGTTCTTCAAGGATACGCAGGCAGGAGATCCTATAGTGCTAGGCCCGATGATTTCAGGCCTCAGGAAGAGCGACAAGGTATCGATCACGCCTTATGGTTACTACAACTGGGCATTACGAGACGCGCTAATCCGACATCCGAAGCTGCTAGTTATCGGCTACGGGGGCTTTGATTCGTATATCAGCGACATGATCCAAGGCGTATATGATGTTCATGGTGATAATACTCGCGCGGCTTTTGTGGGACTACGAGACAAGACCAAGCCCATTACGGACTTTGGACTTTTGTTGCCCATCTATTTGATGGGTTCACGAATGGCGCTTTCCGACCGGAGGGCGGAACTAGACGGACTGGTTGGCTTGCGATCCTGGAGTGGAAACAATACATGCAAATACTTTGTCGACGGTTTCCCGCTTTCGGAGACCGAGATCGACGAGATGCTCGTGTTTCTTCAGTCATGA
- a CDS encoding arylsulfatase, giving the protein MTEDALDRSALPIAEPSYPPITELDARKATPPPRFEVKPPKGAPNVLLILLDNLGFSATKTFGGVINMPTLERLAKNGLIYNNLHTAPLCSPSRVAVLTGRNPHSAEMGAISELATAFPGMTAKRPHSVAPIAEILKHNGYSTAYFGKSHEFAPWELSDVGPFDSWPTQFGFERFYGTLSGEADMFAPPVRSDRTLVELPEDPDYYYQTDLADHAISWIRTQKTLAPDKPFFIYYATPGTHAPSQVPEAWRDRYKNKFDEGWDKQREKTLARQKALGIVPPNTQLTPKLPEMPDWETLTEDQKKVMRRQQEIFAAYAEITDYELGRVVNVIEEMGAIDNTLIIYITGDNGSSANGGPGGRFNTLYSYNQIPETLEDQLKHLDDFGGPHSDMTPPMGWAIADNTPFAYAQGNTAYGGTTNGAVVHWPKIIKAKGEIRSQYCHLIDMVPTILESAGLPEPKTVDGVPQKPIEGVSLVYTFENPRAKSRHTVQYAEFMGNRGIYKDGWYATALHKVAWESQPRSTYDQDKWELYNTEEDFSCAIDLAAKRPEKLKEMQVAFMTEAVKYNVLPLDDRVYERFNPAIAGRPDVLGGRKSLTLYDGMVGMAENGFINVKNTSHSISADVEIPEKGADGVIIAQGGMHSGWSLYVKDNKPRFAYNFLGNVTTIAAAERLPAGRVALVYDFAYDGGKPGSGGTGTLSVNGRQVATERIERTIPFIFGVETADVGVDLYTPVTSDYAKGKNKFTGKIGNVTIALTEKRTASEEEVKQEAEAMVAAGIDQF; this is encoded by the coding sequence ATGACGGAAGATGCTCTCGATCGCAGCGCGCTCCCCATCGCGGAGCCGTCCTATCCTCCGATCACTGAACTCGACGCTCGGAAGGCGACCCCGCCACCGCGCTTCGAGGTTAAACCGCCAAAGGGCGCGCCTAATGTCCTCTTGATCCTGCTCGACAACCTTGGATTTAGTGCGACGAAGACCTTCGGCGGCGTGATCAACATGCCGACACTGGAACGCCTGGCTAAGAATGGGCTGATCTACAACAATCTCCATACGGCACCGCTGTGCTCGCCTAGTCGGGTGGCGGTGCTCACCGGTCGCAATCCGCATAGCGCCGAGATGGGCGCAATCTCCGAGCTAGCCACCGCTTTTCCGGGCATGACGGCGAAGCGCCCGCACAGCGTGGCTCCGATAGCCGAGATCCTAAAGCACAACGGCTACAGCACGGCCTATTTCGGGAAAAGCCATGAGTTCGCGCCCTGGGAATTGAGTGACGTTGGTCCGTTCGATTCGTGGCCGACGCAGTTTGGATTCGAAAGGTTCTACGGAACGCTGTCTGGCGAAGCCGACATGTTCGCGCCGCCCGTGCGCTCCGACAGAACGCTCGTCGAACTTCCTGAAGATCCAGATTATTATTACCAGACCGACCTCGCTGACCATGCGATCTCGTGGATCCGCACGCAGAAAACGCTGGCTCCCGACAAGCCCTTCTTCATCTACTATGCCACACCCGGAACGCACGCACCGAGCCAGGTGCCTGAGGCGTGGCGCGACCGCTACAAGAACAAATTCGACGAGGGCTGGGACAAGCAGCGCGAGAAAACGCTTGCGAGGCAAAAAGCACTCGGCATCGTACCGCCGAACACGCAACTCACTCCCAAGTTGCCGGAGATGCCCGACTGGGAGACGCTGACCGAAGATCAAAAGAAAGTTATGCGACGACAGCAAGAGATTTTTGCTGCCTACGCTGAGATTACCGACTATGAGCTCGGCCGCGTGGTCAATGTGATCGAGGAGATGGGCGCGATCGACAATACGCTCATCATTTACATTACCGGTGACAACGGCTCCAGCGCCAACGGCGGCCCGGGCGGTCGGTTCAACACGCTTTACTCGTACAACCAGATTCCTGAAACGCTCGAAGATCAGCTCAAGCATCTCGACGATTTCGGTGGGCCGCATTCCGACATGACTCCGCCGATGGGCTGGGCAATTGCGGACAACACGCCGTTTGCTTATGCGCAAGGCAACACGGCTTACGGCGGCACGACGAACGGCGCCGTCGTTCATTGGCCGAAAATAATCAAGGCGAAGGGAGAGATCCGCTCGCAATACTGCCATCTAATCGATATGGTGCCAACGATCTTGGAGTCGGCAGGGTTGCCCGAGCCCAAGACGGTCGACGGTGTACCGCAAAAGCCGATCGAAGGCGTCAGCCTCGTCTATACTTTCGAAAATCCTCGCGCAAAGTCGCGCCACACCGTCCAGTATGCCGAATTCATGGGGAATCGCGGGATTTACAAAGATGGATGGTACGCAACTGCCCTGCACAAGGTGGCGTGGGAGAGTCAACCTCGTTCCACGTATGACCAAGACAAATGGGAGCTTTATAACACGGAGGAGGACTTCAGCTGCGCGATCGACCTCGCTGCGAAACGCCCCGAAAAGTTAAAGGAAATGCAAGTTGCCTTCATGACCGAGGCGGTAAAGTACAACGTGCTGCCCCTCGACGACCGAGTCTACGAACGGTTCAACCCTGCTATTGCCGGACGTCCAGACGTCCTAGGAGGACGCAAGTCGCTGACGTTGTACGATGGCATGGTCGGAATGGCCGAAAACGGTTTCATCAACGTCAAGAACACGTCTCACTCCATCTCCGCCGACGTTGAGATACCCGAGAAGGGCGCTGACGGGGTGATCATTGCGCAAGGCGGCATGCACTCCGGCTGGAGCCTGTACGTCAAAGATAACAAGCCCCGGTTCGCCTACAATTTCTTGGGGAACGTCACGACAATCGCCGCCGCAGAGCGCCTGCCCGCCGGCCGCGTTGCGCTGGTCTATGATTTCGCCTACGACGGCGGGAAGCCGGGCTCCGGCGGAACGGGCACGCTCTCGGTTAACGGAAGACAGGTTGCCACCGAGCGGATAGAACGCACGATTCCATTCATTTTTGGAGTGGAGACGGCCGACGTAGGCGTGGATCTCTACACTCCCGTGACGTCGGACTATGCTAAGGGCAAAAACAAATTCACGGGCAAGATCGGTAACGTAACGATCGCTCTAACAGAGAAACGCACTGCAAGCGAAGAGGAGGTAAAGCAAGAAGCGGAGGCGATGGTCGCGGCGGGGATCGACCAGTTCTAA
- a CDS encoding ABC-three component system protein, with translation MSSPFSAAGPTQGTLFQIRYALWLLVKAAHDDPTVSIRVEGSDDIEVVRDKGSDLIQTKHHAPSVPVPLTDQSSDLWKTLRVWSELTLADSTVLESTLFTLVTTATTKTNDVVHKIAEGRNVSFSDASGIAQRLTAISESGGNKKNRPGYQAFLSLSAGDRARLIQHVRIIDATPSNINISKQLQDALRSTVTGKPQLKALVERLEGWWNSRVASNLQTSGDQITAEELFAEIRDTADSLGPEALPRDEEALAYKALLSINEALIYVRQLRLLEYRDSVILRAITDFVRTQRQISVWMREELLLVNELPRYKQKLFDEWQLRFDFMLDAVQGVTDVHTLIDRGRALYESIIQQSLPIRHDWLDSTIMRGCYHDLADHHDVGWHPHYKELL, from the coding sequence GTGAGCTCGCCGTTTAGTGCTGCTGGCCCGACTCAAGGAACGCTGTTTCAGATACGGTACGCGCTTTGGCTATTGGTGAAGGCAGCGCACGATGACCCAACCGTGTCGATCCGAGTTGAGGGGTCAGACGACATCGAGGTCGTTCGTGATAAAGGATCCGATTTAATCCAGACCAAGCACCATGCGCCAAGCGTTCCCGTGCCGCTCACTGATCAGAGCTCTGACTTATGGAAGACGCTGCGCGTTTGGTCAGAACTTACTCTGGCAGACTCCACGGTTCTAGAAAGCACTCTTTTTACTCTAGTCACAACTGCAACGACCAAGACTAATGACGTTGTGCATAAGATCGCGGAGGGCCGCAACGTCTCTTTCAGCGACGCAAGCGGCATAGCTCAACGCCTGACTGCAATCTCCGAATCGGGTGGTAATAAGAAGAATCGGCCTGGATACCAAGCATTTCTAAGCCTTTCCGCGGGTGATCGAGCGCGGCTTATTCAGCACGTTAGAATCATCGACGCGACGCCAAGCAACATCAACATCTCCAAACAGCTTCAGGATGCATTACGCAGCACGGTCACGGGGAAGCCCCAGCTGAAAGCTCTTGTGGAGCGTTTAGAGGGTTGGTGGAATAGCAGAGTCGCCAGCAACCTTCAAACTAGCGGTGATCAGATCACGGCCGAAGAGCTCTTCGCAGAAATAAGGGATACTGCTGACTCGCTTGGTCCAGAAGCCCTACCTCGAGACGAAGAAGCGCTGGCCTATAAGGCCTTGCTCTCCATTAACGAGGCATTGATCTACGTTCGACAGCTTCGTCTGCTTGAATACCGCGATTCGGTAATCCTCAGGGCCATAACCGACTTCGTGCGAACGCAACGACAGATTTCCGTGTGGATGCGAGAGGAGTTGTTGCTAGTCAATGAATTGCCGCGTTACAAGCAAAAGCTTTTTGACGAATGGCAGCTGCGGTTTGACTTTATGTTAGACGCGGTTCAGGGGGTCACGGACGTTCATACTCTTATAGACCGAGGGAGGGCCCTCTACGAATCGATCATCCAGCAATCCCTTCCGATTCGCCACGATTGGCTGGACAGCACAATTATGAGAGGGTGCTATCACGACTTGGCGGACCACCATGACGTGGGCTGGCATCCGCATTATAAGGAATTACTATGA
- a CDS encoding SIR2 family protein: protein MLHVLEELEAYLNPEEASRAVSDLKPFLALSRDTADISDDWREHRKERLSLLQHIQARLIEVDDGGKGHLYAWLRPLADSYDLRWFTLNYDTVADRTINAISVDVGSKWYNGFDPTTRHFRSDEYSQAEEKVGELRLWLAHLHGCVRFGYDQTQAGLAHGPPLEIIEMASADEATRNWQQFHQAFLMDEYADLANVVSPIVSGLRKLERLNSQPYSSYLNSLFDSLARSPNLLLIGYGGADPHINHQLTQFFFTNLSRTRVVEVTRAADPKDSAVGKLTHFPFKQTWEKIGDGIFVSRWGVPATVILTGIGESSPPTQIILDSLHDKYAGPLRFSS, encoded by the coding sequence GTGCTTCACGTCCTTGAGGAGTTGGAAGCCTATCTAAACCCCGAAGAGGCCTCTCGTGCAGTTAGCGATCTCAAGCCCTTCTTGGCTTTGAGCAGAGATACGGCAGATATTTCAGACGATTGGCGAGAGCATAGAAAGGAGCGGCTTTCCTTATTACAGCATATACAAGCCCGTCTAATAGAGGTGGACGACGGTGGTAAAGGACACCTTTACGCATGGTTGCGACCGTTGGCCGATTCTTACGATCTTCGTTGGTTCACGCTTAATTACGATACCGTGGCCGATCGTACAATCAACGCGATCTCCGTGGACGTTGGGAGCAAATGGTACAACGGCTTCGACCCGACCACGCGCCATTTCCGCTCGGATGAGTATTCACAAGCGGAAGAAAAAGTTGGAGAGCTTCGGCTGTGGCTGGCGCATCTTCATGGCTGTGTGCGGTTCGGTTATGACCAAACCCAAGCAGGCCTCGCACACGGACCGCCCCTAGAGATTATCGAGATGGCATCCGCCGACGAGGCTACCCGTAACTGGCAGCAGTTCCACCAAGCTTTTCTGATGGATGAATACGCCGACTTGGCGAACGTCGTTTCACCGATAGTTTCAGGCTTGCGGAAGTTAGAGCGCTTGAACTCTCAACCTTACAGCAGCTACCTTAATAGTCTCTTCGACTCGCTAGCGAGAAGTCCGAACCTTCTCTTGATCGGCTACGGTGGCGCCGACCCGCATATCAATCATCAACTCACGCAGTTCTTTTTTACAAACCTGAGCCGTACGCGCGTCGTTGAAGTTACGCGAGCTGCGGACCCCAAAGACTCGGCTGTCGGCAAACTAACGCATTTCCCGTTCAAGCAGACCTGGGAAAAGATTGGCGACGGGATCTTTGTAAGTCGCTGGGGTGTACCGGCAACGGTCATTTTAACGGGAATCGGCGAGAGTTCGCCGCCTACACAAATTATTCTGGATAGCTTGCACGATAAATACGCCGGGCCTTTACGATTTAGTTCGTAA
- a CDS encoding DUF1622 domain-containing protein, with amino-acid sequence MDSIERVFIEVSSALALIVEAASVLTVFIGSVLAVYRIAEAFVRREVWIVKAKEVWTRYATWLLLGIQFLLAADIIRTVIAPSWTQIGQLAAIAAIRTFLNYSLGHDIEKILSDPEVRERLSPRP; translated from the coding sequence ATGGATTCGATCGAACGCGTCTTCATCGAGGTGTCGTCTGCGCTCGCACTCATCGTCGAAGCGGCATCAGTCCTAACGGTCTTCATCGGATCGGTCCTGGCAGTCTATCGAATCGCTGAGGCCTTCGTGCGTCGGGAGGTGTGGATCGTCAAAGCGAAAGAGGTGTGGACGCGCTACGCGACGTGGCTCCTGCTTGGCATCCAGTTCTTGCTGGCGGCCGATATAATTCGCACGGTAATCGCGCCGTCGTGGACGCAGATCGGTCAACTCGCCGCAATCGCCGCAATTCGAACGTTCTTAAACTATTCTCTTGGTCACGACATAGAGAAAATTCTAAGCGATCCAGAAGTGCGCGAAAGACTGTCGCCGCGCCCCTAG
- a CDS encoding DUF3732 domain-containing protein, with translation MDLHLGALNLITGRKGTGKSALIRIIEYCLGSTEDNIPEGVIRESVSWYGLLLSFPDGEMFVARAEPKPGVRSSSQIFVDIGETLDIPDVSLLEQNSNSEALVKLLSERLGIANVETQRDARSSQMQYKITIAHSLFFTFQRQDEIAKPTLLFHRQDEPFVDSHIRDVLPYFLGAMGEDRLTFMQRLRLERNALRQLERELELLQPTITEDPRAEALLHEAMSVGLAPKDRGDKKALDLLRELDVDAEPILDIEGLEEELERRRDQRERLLAEQRSVRRRVETLKALNREEVGYDGELDSQRARLRSIDLIRTNGDPHCPVCDQLLLEHLPTVAAIAGSIKRLTTQLDRVAASRPRIEETVAALEEQALELRERLRSNQATINIVEWRTARMRAYRDEFAASAVVRGRIQYYFESVKQIDTRAESLSEAIQAGCATVKELESQLSLENVEEQMDSMLRYIEDDMTAWSKQLDLEYTTHVRLDPKRLTVVADTRNGPLPLYRMGSGSNWVGYHIVAYAALHHWFEQNKRPVPRFIVFDQPTQVFYPEDSDDPTAYRNDDDRKRVENLFRFFANLPSYLNHNVQIIVTDHALLHFPEFEAALRENWHVSGALIPEDWPKRAAPSA, from the coding sequence GTGGACCTTCACCTGGGGGCGCTTAATTTAATCACGGGAAGGAAGGGCACCGGCAAGAGCGCGCTCATCCGAATTATCGAGTATTGCCTGGGTTCAACGGAGGACAATATACCCGAAGGTGTGATTCGCGAAAGCGTGTCGTGGTACGGCCTTTTGCTGAGTTTCCCGGACGGGGAAATGTTTGTAGCGCGAGCCGAACCGAAGCCGGGAGTTCGTTCTAGTAGCCAGATATTTGTCGATATCGGTGAGACGCTCGATATACCCGACGTTTCATTGCTGGAGCAAAACAGCAATAGCGAGGCGTTAGTGAAGCTTCTGAGTGAACGGCTGGGTATCGCTAACGTGGAGACGCAGCGAGACGCTCGCAGCAGCCAAATGCAATATAAGATTACGATAGCGCACTCCTTGTTCTTTACGTTTCAGCGCCAAGACGAAATCGCGAAACCTACGCTTCTGTTTCACCGGCAAGATGAGCCGTTTGTGGACTCACACATCAGAGATGTACTCCCGTACTTCCTGGGTGCGATGGGTGAGGATCGGTTGACTTTCATGCAACGACTTCGTTTGGAGCGAAATGCACTGCGCCAATTAGAACGCGAGTTGGAGCTTCTACAGCCAACCATCACGGAGGATCCGCGAGCAGAGGCGCTGCTTCATGAGGCCATGTCGGTGGGATTGGCGCCCAAAGACCGAGGGGATAAAAAGGCGCTCGACCTTTTGAGAGAGCTTGACGTTGATGCCGAGCCGATCCTAGACATCGAGGGGCTGGAGGAAGAGCTGGAAAGGCGGCGAGACCAGCGAGAGCGTCTACTTGCAGAGCAGCGTTCGGTTCGAAGGCGCGTCGAGACTCTTAAGGCGCTAAACCGAGAAGAGGTTGGCTACGACGGCGAGCTCGATTCGCAGCGAGCTCGGCTCCGTTCAATCGATTTAATCCGCACAAACGGTGATCCTCATTGCCCGGTCTGCGATCAACTCTTGCTGGAACACTTACCCACGGTAGCGGCAATCGCTGGTTCGATCAAACGATTAACTACTCAGCTTGATCGAGTGGCTGCCTCAAGACCAAGAATCGAGGAGACCGTTGCCGCGCTTGAGGAGCAGGCGCTGGAGCTCAGGGAGAGGCTGCGCTCTAACCAGGCGACAATCAATATTGTCGAATGGCGCACGGCACGGATGCGAGCCTATCGTGACGAGTTTGCAGCATCAGCCGTTGTGAGGGGCCGCATTCAATACTACTTCGAGAGCGTTAAGCAAATCGACACGCGGGCGGAGTCCTTGTCTGAGGCAATCCAAGCCGGTTGCGCTACGGTTAAAGAACTGGAGAGTCAACTGTCATTGGAAAATGTCGAAGAACAAATGGACTCGATGTTGCGCTACATCGAAGATGACATGACTGCGTGGTCGAAGCAACTCGATTTGGAATATACAACGCATGTGCGGTTAGACCCTAAACGTCTAACAGTAGTCGCGGATACGAGGAACGGCCCCCTACCGCTTTACCGAATGGGCAGCGGCTCAAATTGGGTGGGTTATCACATCGTAGCGTATGCGGCGCTCCATCATTGGTTCGAACAGAATAAAAGGCCAGTCCCACGTTTTATCGTGTTTGATCAGCCGACCCAGGTCTTTTACCCTGAAGACAGCGACGATCCAACCGCCTATAGGAACGATGATGACCGCAAACGCGTTGAAAACCTGTTCCGCTTCTTCGCGAACCTACCATCATATCTCAATCACAATGTCCAGATCATCGTCACAGATCATGCCTTGTTGCATTTTCCTGAATTCGAAGCGGCCTTGCGCGAAAACTGGCACGTTTCGGGGGCGCTTATTCCAGAAGACTGGCCGAAGAGAGCAGCGCCCAGCGCCTAG